A genome region from Triticum aestivum cultivar Chinese Spring chromosome 2B, IWGSC CS RefSeq v2.1, whole genome shotgun sequence includes the following:
- the LOC123047610 gene encoding uncharacterized protein, with amino-acid sequence MGFISFVGRVLFASVFLLSAYQEGGSKLARQEGTPQAGRMGAVPALEQEEQLGEGQGGAGHGCGGMAWTLVNLGHFMITYHFFHWKKGTPFADDQGMYNR; translated from the exons ATGGGGTTCATCTCCTTCGTCGGGAGGGTGCTCTTCGCCTCCGTCTTCCTCCTCTCCGCCTACCAAGA AGGAGGAAGCAAACTTGCCCGGCAAGAAGGGACCCCTCAAG CTGGACGAATGGGTGCTGTGCCGGCTTTAGAACAAGAAGAACAACTGGGAGAAGGTCAAGGTGGAGCAGGACATGGTTGTGGAGGCATGGCCTGGACGCTCGTCAACCTCGGCCACTTCATG ATTACATACCACTTCTTCCACTGGAAGAAGGGAACTCCATTCGCTGATGATCAGGGGATGTATAATAGATGA